From a region of the Sphaerodactylus townsendi isolate TG3544 linkage group LG16, MPM_Stown_v2.3, whole genome shotgun sequence genome:
- the PAFAH1B1 gene encoding platelet-activating factor acetylhydrolase IB subunit beta, with the protein MVLSQRQRDELNRAIADYLRSNGYEEAYSVFKKEAELDVNEELDKKYAGLLEKKWTSVIRLQKKVMELESKLNEAKEEFTSGGPLGQKRDPKEWIPRPPEKYALSGHRSPVTRVIFHPVFSVMVSASEDATIKVWDYETGDFERTLKGHTDSVQDISFDHSGKLLASCSADMTIKLWDFQGFECIRTMHGHDHNVSSVAIMPNGDHIVSASRDKTIKMWEVQTGYCVKTFTGHREWVRMVRPNQDGTLIASCSNDQTVRVWVVATKECKAELREHEHVVECISWAPESSYSTISEATGSETKKSGKPGPFLLSGSRDKTIKMWDISTGMCLMTLVGHDNWVRGVLFHSGGKFILSCADDKTLRVWDYKNKRCMKTLNAHEHFVTSLDFHKTAPYVVTGSVDQTVKVWECR; encoded by the exons aatGAAGAGTTAGATAAGAAGTATGCTGGGCTCTTGGAAAAAAAGTGGACATCAGTTATAAGATTACAAAAGAAG GTTATGGAGTTAGAATCCAAGCTAAATGAAGCTAAGGAGGAATTCACATCAGGGGGGCCACTTGGCCAGAAACGCGACCCTAAAGAATGGATCCCTCGTCCTCCAGAAAAGTATGCCTTGAGTGGACATAGAAGTCCGGTCACGAGAGTAATTTTCCATCCAGTTTTCAGTGTTATGGTTTCTGCTTCTGAGGATGCTACAATAAAG GTGTGGGATTATGAGACGGGTGATTTTGAACGAACCCTGAAGGGCCACACAGACTCCGTGCAGGATATTTCTTTCGACCACAGTGGCAAGCTACTGGCCTCCTGCTCTGCAGACATGACCATTAAGCTGTGGGATTTCCAGGGATTCGAGTGTATCAGAACAATGCATG GTCACGATCATAACGTTTCATCTGTAGCCATCATGCCCAATGGGGACCATATAGTGTCTGCCTCGAGGGATAAAACCATCAAAATGTGGGAAGTTCAAACAGG TTACTGTGTGAAGACTTTCACGGGACATAGAGAGTGGGTCCGAATGGTGCGACCTAACCAGGATGGCACCCTGATTGCCAGCTGTTCCAATGACCAGACCGTGCGTGTTTGGGTGGTAGCGACAAAGGAGTGCAAAGCGGAACTCAGAGAACACGAGCATGTGGTAGAATGCATCTCTTGGGCTCCTGAGAGCTCCTATTCCACCATATCGGAGGCGACAGGATCTGag ACTAAGAAGAGTGGCAAGCCGGGGCCTTTCCTGCTCTCTGGATCTCGAGACAAGACCATCAAGATGTGGGACATTAGCACTGGCATGTGCCTTATGACCCTG GTGGGCCACGACAACTGGGTTCGTGGTGTCCTGTTCCATTCTGGGGGGAAATTCATTTTGAGCTGCGCTGATGATAAGACCTTGCGTGTCTGGGACTACAAGAACAAACGGTGCATGAAAACTCTCAACGCGCACGAACACTTTGTGACCTCGTTGG ATTTCCACAAGACAGCGCCCTATGTGGTCACTGGCAGCGTAGATCAAACAGTGAAAGTGTGGGAGTGCCGTTGA